From the genome of Brevinematia bacterium, one region includes:
- a CDS encoding beta-ketoacyl-ACP synthase III — MGVKIRGVGMYVPPKVLTNHDLEKMVETSDEWIRTRTGIVQRRIADSEITTSDLAVEASKIAIKNANLLPEDIDAVICATITPDMVFPATAFLISEKLGIKKPGFDINTACSGFVYASVITNSFLKSGAFKNILVVGAETLSRITDWQDRNTCVLFGDGAGAVIYTIDDSESDILAFELGGDGGFADLLYVPAGGAKIPASEESIKNRLHFIKMNGRETFKMAVRMMTESVEKVIQKAGIRKEDVKLVIPHQANIRIIDAIAEYLGVTREEKVFVNLDKYGNTSAASIPIALAEAVEQGKINRGDIIILVAFGGGFSWGAIALKY; from the coding sequence ATGGGTGTAAAGATAAGAGGAGTAGGAATGTATGTTCCTCCTAAAGTTCTGACGAATCACGATTTGGAGAAAATGGTTGAAACTAGTGACGAATGGATAAGAACTAGAACCGGTATAGTGCAAAGAAGAATTGCAGACTCTGAGATAACTACTTCGGACTTAGCAGTAGAAGCTTCCAAGATTGCAATAAAAAACGCAAACCTTCTCCCAGAGGACATAGACGCCGTAATATGTGCTACCATTACTCCAGATATGGTTTTTCCCGCAACAGCATTTCTGATATCTGAAAAACTCGGAATAAAAAAACCAGGTTTTGATATAAACACCGCATGTTCTGGATTTGTCTATGCTTCGGTGATAACAAACTCTTTCCTAAAAAGTGGTGCTTTCAAGAATATTCTGGTTGTTGGTGCAGAGACTCTTTCTAGGATAACAGATTGGCAGGATAGAAATACCTGTGTGCTTTTCGGAGATGGAGCAGGTGCCGTCATCTATACCATAGATGATAGCGAGTCAGATATTCTGGCATTTGAACTAGGAGGAGACGGCGGATTTGCAGATCTACTATATGTCCCCGCAGGAGGAGCAAAAATCCCAGCTTCAGAAGAAAGTATAAAAAACAGATTACACTTTATAAAGATGAACGGAAGAGAAACATTCAAAATGGCTGTCAGAATGATGACAGAGTCTGTAGAGAAAGTTATTCAAAAAGCTGGAATAAGAAAAGAAGACGTAAAACTTGTCATTCCTCATCAAGCTAACATAAGGATAATTGATGCTATTGCGGAATATCTGGGCGTAACCAGAGAGGAAAAAGTATTTGTCAATCTTGATAAGTATGGCAACACCTCCGCAGCTTCTATCCCAATAGCTCTCGCAGAAGCAGTAGAACAAGGCAAAATAAACCGAGGAGATATAATCATACTCGTAGCATTCGGTGGAGGTTTCTCCTGGGGAGCTATAGCACTCAAGTATTAA